One window of the Chitinimonas sp. BJYL2 genome contains the following:
- a CDS encoding ABC transporter ATP-binding protein, whose amino-acid sequence MIELSGIVKRYRMGEEEFSALSGVDLHIARNEYVALTGPSGSGKSTLMNLLGCLDRPTEGRYVLNGSDVATLDDNALAQIRNREIGFVFQSFHLLPRLNVLMNVAQPLVYRGLPPAERERRAAEALDRVGLASKLKHLPNQLSGGQRQRVAVARALVGNPSILLADEPTGNLDTRTSEEIMALVDELHRDGQTVILVTHEADISAHAGRVIRLVDGKIESDVAQQRKEAACIS is encoded by the coding sequence ATGATCGAGCTCTCCGGCATCGTCAAACGCTACCGCATGGGCGAGGAAGAATTCTCGGCCCTGTCGGGCGTGGACCTGCATATCGCGCGCAACGAGTATGTGGCGCTCACCGGCCCGTCGGGTTCGGGCAAGTCCACGCTGATGAACCTGCTCGGTTGTCTGGATCGCCCCACCGAGGGCCGCTACGTGCTCAACGGCAGCGATGTCGCCACCCTGGACGACAACGCGCTGGCACAAATCCGTAATCGTGAAATCGGCTTCGTGTTCCAGAGCTTTCATCTGCTGCCGCGCCTCAATGTGCTGATGAACGTAGCTCAGCCATTGGTCTATCGCGGCCTGCCACCGGCCGAGCGCGAACGCCGCGCGGCCGAGGCGCTCGATCGCGTGGGTCTGGCCAGCAAGCTCAAGCATCTGCCCAACCAGCTTTCGGGCGGCCAGCGCCAGCGCGTGGCAGTGGCACGGGCACTGGTCGGCAACCCGTCGATCCTGCTCGCCGACGAACCCACGGGGAATCTGGATACGCGCACTTCAGAGGAAATCATGGCACTCGTGGACGAACTGCACCGCGATGGCCAGACCGTGATCCTGGTCACGCATGAGGCGGATATTTCGGCCCACGCCGGCCGGGTGATCCGGCTGGTGGATGGCAAGATCGAGTCGGACGTGGCGCAGCAGCGCAAGGAGGCCGCATGTATCTCCTGA
- a CDS encoding ABC transporter permease, protein MYLLIESLRAAWLNLIAHRLRSFLTTLGIVIGTASVVAVVALMQGFADSIKSQFADLGGTALTLKASNNFDNFNSGNINRLSLSDIDLLRYRVEGVTHVAPVMQVVYGGTVRYRGHSTTPQVYGVSADYVWVERRFPEFGRFLVDSDDQGRRRVAVIGPKLRDDLKLPANPVGEFIQVGSEWFKIVGMMDKRGEIFGFSQDNYLMIPFDVGRALQGQNRRLMFELRFTVADIADIEQAKEKVSRAVRAAHKIKPGKPDDFEVESADQLAKQFSQITGMATLVLGGIVGISLLVGGIGIMTVMLVSVTERTREIGILKAIGATRRDILVQFLLEAGMLSLLGGVVGIVIGVALGHGIAALIPNFPPASVPIFVAIGAALFCALVGVLFGIMPASKAANLDPIEALRYE, encoded by the coding sequence ATGTATCTCCTGATTGAATCGCTGCGAGCCGCCTGGCTGAACCTGATCGCCCACCGCCTGCGCAGCTTTTTGACCACGCTGGGCATTGTGATCGGCACCGCCTCGGTCGTCGCGGTCGTCGCGCTGATGCAGGGCTTTGCCGATTCGATCAAGTCGCAGTTCGCCGATCTGGGCGGTACGGCGCTGACGCTCAAAGCCAGCAATAACTTCGATAACTTCAACAGCGGCAATATCAACCGCCTCTCGCTGAGCGATATCGACCTGCTCCGGTACCGCGTCGAGGGCGTCACCCATGTCGCACCGGTGATGCAGGTGGTGTACGGCGGCACGGTGCGCTACCGCGGCCACTCGACTACGCCGCAGGTGTATGGCGTAAGTGCCGACTACGTATGGGTGGAGCGCCGGTTCCCCGAGTTCGGCCGCTTCCTCGTCGATAGCGACGACCAGGGCCGACGCCGCGTGGCCGTGATCGGCCCCAAGCTGCGCGATGACCTGAAGCTACCAGCCAACCCGGTGGGCGAGTTCATCCAGGTCGGCAGCGAGTGGTTCAAGATTGTCGGCATGATGGACAAGCGCGGTGAGATCTTCGGCTTCAGTCAAGATAACTACCTGATGATTCCGTTCGATGTAGGCCGCGCACTGCAAGGTCAGAACCGCCGCCTGATGTTCGAGTTGCGCTTTACCGTGGCCGACATTGCCGATATCGAACAGGCCAAGGAAAAGGTCAGCCGTGCCGTGCGCGCCGCCCACAAGATCAAACCGGGCAAGCCCGATGATTTCGAGGTGGAGTCTGCCGACCAACTCGCCAAGCAGTTCAGCCAGATCACCGGCATGGCCACGCTGGTACTGGGTGGCATTGTGGGTATCTCGCTGCTGGTGGGGGGTATCGGCATCATGACGGTGATGCTGGTCTCGGTGACAGAGCGCACCCGCGAGATCGGCATCCTCAAAGCCATCGGTGCCACGCGGCGCGATATCCTTGTCCAGTTCCTGCTCGAAGCCGGCATGCTCTCGCTGCTGGGTGGTGTGGTCGGCATCGTGATCGGCGTGGCGCTGGGCCACGGGATTGCAGCGCTGATTCCGAACTTCCCGCCCGCCTCGGTGCCCATCTTCGTGGCCATCGGCGCCGCACTGTTCTGTGCGCTAGTGGGGGTGTTGTTCGGCATCATGCCGGCCTCCAAGGCCGCGAATCTCGATCCGATTGAAGCATTGCGTTACGAATGA